One Raphanus sativus cultivar WK10039 unplaced genomic scaffold, ASM80110v3 Scaffold1659, whole genome shotgun sequence genomic region harbors:
- the LOC108823081 gene encoding transcription factor bHLH144: MQNNQFPHYSDDMGDRNMNYPYDGNMNYPYPYASASSFDDLFPPCAKLPFHGVELQPSPVCPKNFVIFDQTYDHNSQVMYHPDLTPRLVNSGLASTFQNEYVGGGYGYNNYGGQEVVSSPYQEDPNEIDALLSTDEDEEGEEEDGGDSEEVISTARNASSREYGNTSAETCYSSYGCNSSSRRKQSSSGSAASSSNNDGKGGRKKKMKKMMGMLRKIVPGGEEMNTASVLDEAVQYLKSLKLEAQKLGHFSNQS, from the coding sequence ATGCAGAACAATCAGTTCCCCCACTACTCTGACGACATGGGTGATAGGAACATGAATTACCCTTATGATGGGAACATGAACTACCCTTACCCTTACGCATCAGCCTCATCCTTTGATGATTTGTTCCCACCATGTGCCAAGCTACCATTCCATGGCGTTGAGCTCCAGCCCTCTCCGGTCTGTCCAAAGAACTTTGTCATTTTCGATCAGACGTATGACCACAACAGCCAAGTGATGTACCATCCTGACCTCACACCTAGGCTCGTGAACTCCGGATTGGCTTCCACGTTTCAGAACGAGTATGTTGGGGGAGGTTATGGTTATAATAACTATGGCGGCCAAGAAGTAGTCTCCTCTCCTTACCAAGAAGATCCGAACGAGATTGATGCTCTCTTGAGCACAGATGAAGATGAGGagggggaggaggaggatggtGGTGATTCAGAAGAGGTCATCAGCACGGCTCGTAACGCTTCTTCGAGGGAGTATGGGAATACATCGGCTGAGACTTGTTACTCAAGTTATGGGTGTAACAGCAGCTCAAGAAGGAAGCAGAGTTCGTCAGGAAGTGCTGCTAGTAGTTCTAACAATGATGGGAAAGgaggaaggaagaagaagatgaagaagatgatgggaATGTTGAGGAAGATTGTCCCTGGAGGTGAAGAGATGAATACAGCTTCCGTTCTTGATGAAGCTGTTCAGTACCTCAAGTCGCTTAAACTTGAAGCTCAGAAACTTGGTCATTTCTCAAATCAGTCTTGA